From the Clostridium putrefaciens genome, one window contains:
- a CDS encoding flagellar protein FlaG — translation MEVTGIGQRRQGSTDYVKNEIENVKVHKKVVDTPVKKINPKDKEFRERQVKMSVDKLNKFLAGEDVHVVYERHDKLNSIMIKIVNNETKEVVMELPPHKILDMVASMCEMVGIIVDKKA, via the coding sequence ATGGAAGTTACAGGAATAGGTCAAAGAAGACAAGGTTCTACGGACTATGTTAAAAATGAAATAGAAAATGTTAAGGTTCACAAAAAGGTTGTAGATACACCTGTTAAAAAGATAAACCCGAAGGATAAAGAGTTTAGAGAAAGACAAGTTAAGATGTCAGTAGATAAATTAAATAAGTTTCTAGCTGGAGAAGATGTTCATGTAGTATATGAAAGACATGATAAGCTCAATAGTATTATGATAAAAATAGTGAATAATGAAACTAAGGAAGTTGTAATGGAACTTCCGCCACATAAAATATTAGATATGGTAGCAAGTATGTGTGAAATGGTTGGAATAATAGTAGATAAAAAAGCTTGA
- the csrA gene encoding carbon storage regulator CsrA has product MLVITRKKNESILIGDNIEITIVKVDDGSVRLAISAPKDIKILRRELYDEVMEENKKATEFSIDILKALKK; this is encoded by the coding sequence ATGCTAGTTATAACTAGAAAAAAAAATGAATCTATACTTATAGGAGATAATATCGAAATTACAATAGTTAAAGTAGATGACGGTAGTGTAAGACTCGCGATATCTGCGCCAAAGGATATTAAGATATTGCGTAGAGAACTTTATGATGAGGTAATGGAAGAAAATAAAAAGGCAACAGAATTTAGCATAGATATATTAAAAGCTTTAAAGAAATAA
- the fliW gene encoding flagellar assembly protein FliW, with protein MEVKTKYHGTVSFQERDIIKFNKGLPAFESLKNFILLSVDGSDIFKILHSIEDEEIGLIVVSPFEFIKEYEVELSDEIIDKLSIKKEEDVLILNTVTLNSDVSKITANLRAPIIINIKESLGEQIILEDENFSIKYPIIRE; from the coding sequence ATGGAAGTTAAAACTAAGTACCATGGAACAGTAAGTTTTCAAGAAAGGGACATTATAAAGTTTAACAAAGGGTTGCCAGCATTCGAATCTTTAAAGAATTTTATACTGTTATCTGTAGATGGTAGCGATATTTTTAAAATATTACATTCTATTGAAGATGAAGAGATTGGACTTATAGTAGTTTCACCATTCGAATTTATAAAAGAATATGAAGTGGAACTAAGCGATGAAATTATCGACAAGCTGTCTATTAAAAAAGAAGAAGATGTGCTTATTTTAAATACGGTAACATTGAACTCTGATGTAAGTAAGATAACTGCTAATCTAAGAGCACCTATAATTATAAATATAAAAGAGTCTTTAGGGGAACAAATAATATTAGAAGATGAAAACTTTTCTATAAAATATCCTATAATTAGGGAGTGA
- the flgL gene encoding flagellar hook-associated protein FlgL, with translation MRVTNKMLTHNFLSDMRTNLSKMKTLQEQSTSGKQVRKPSDDPSKVSRIMQINSDIVANKQYNSNIKDTINWLDSADTSLGQAGEVLKRVRELLVSTGNASYSISERKAVRDEINEKIEEFSQIVNTSFDGKYIFGGTRGLSKPMTVVKENGNSKLGYALRDGSELVDIQANASEYNMIGSKLKVEIAQSVYIEYNVTAQEITEFKNDKGEPLDVRKVFGDIVNHLGSDKEEDRNKLIMEDLQGISDIIDNVLKLRAGVGARQNRMDSAKERNTEENFNLIEILSEVEDVDITEKGIEVAAMQSVYVAALQASARIMQPTLLDYLR, from the coding sequence ATGAGAGTTACAAACAAGATGCTTACTCATAACTTTTTAAGTGATATGAGAACTAATCTTAGTAAAATGAAAACATTACAAGAACAATCCACATCAGGTAAGCAAGTGAGAAAACCTTCTGATGATCCTTCTAAAGTTTCAAGAATTATGCAAATTAATTCTGATATAGTTGCAAATAAGCAGTATAATTCAAATATAAAAGATACAATAAATTGGTTGGATTCGGCAGACACATCCCTAGGGCAAGCAGGAGAAGTTCTTAAGAGGGTTAGAGAACTATTGGTGTCTACTGGGAATGCCTCATATAGTATTTCAGAGAGAAAAGCAGTTAGAGATGAAATAAATGAAAAGATAGAAGAGTTTTCTCAAATAGTGAATACTAGTTTTGATGGTAAATATATATTTGGTGGAACAAGAGGGCTATCTAAACCTATGACTGTAGTAAAAGAAAATGGTAATAGTAAACTAGGATATGCATTGCGAGACGGCAGTGAATTAGTAGATATTCAAGCAAACGCAAGCGAATACAATATGATAGGATCAAAACTTAAAGTAGAAATAGCTCAAAGTGTATATATAGAATATAATGTAACTGCACAGGAAATTACAGAGTTTAAAAATGATAAAGGTGAACCTTTAGATGTCAGAAAGGTTTTTGGGGATATAGTAAATCATTTAGGTAGTGATAAAGAAGAGGATAGAAATAAGTTAATAATGGAAGATCTACAGGGTATAAGTGATATTATAGATAATGTATTGAAATTGAGAGCTGGAGTAGGAGCTAGACAAAATAGAATGGATTCTGCAAAAGAAAGAAACACAGAAGAAAATTTTAATTTGATAGAGATACTTTCAGAAGTTGAGGATGTAGATATTACAGAAAAAGGCATTGAAGTTGCGGCTATGCAATCAGTATATGTGGCAGCACTTCAGGCTAGTGCCAGGATAATGCAACCAACCTTATTGGATTATTTGAGATAA
- the flgK gene encoding flagellar hook-associated protein FlgK translates to MSGLFGTFNIAKSGMFTQQKALDVTSHNLANTHTEGYSRQRAKITTTRPFATPSIHNSAEPGQLGTGSQIECIERIRDSFIDFQVRMGTSELGENNTRYKFLSEIEGVLNEPTDTGISNLMGEFFKAWQDVSKHTQGSNSRIVAAQKSSSLASTLNHTYVQFEQIKTNSKEITRGAVTEVNSMLDQIDKLNQEIIKISVAGKMPNDLMDKRDLLLDQLSLKCNINIEKTSNQGINLKAEGYSLNMVKAVNNEVDVHRLSYVDSIEVKKDAAGQNTGEIEITYYKLGNKLNIENKVTTTVNVDKDKASQVAKELEHSGVIWTNTKGEPVDVLGNSLGTIVGSVLNLNDPKSLNKAIFKASKGELSGLMSIHKDVEGYEKDLNKLAKALAWSVNAIHTKGIDPAEQILFFVNKDGGTEDEINASNIAVNPEIIKDAMKIIVGKDKNSGESDNSRALAIAGLKDSLIMIQEIGSTINSRTGLVPINGFDITPNEFFIKNNIQGMKMDSYFKDIVSSVGVKGQETKNKVKTQTHVLSVIIESKISVSGVSEDEEMTNLIQFQHSYQANAKVIATIDELLDVVINGLKR, encoded by the coding sequence ATGTCAGGATTATTTGGAACTTTTAATATAGCGAAGAGTGGTATGTTTACTCAACAAAAGGCTCTAGACGTTACTTCCCATAACTTAGCTAATACCCATACGGAAGGATACTCAAGGCAAAGAGCAAAAATTACTACAACGAGGCCATTTGCTACCCCAAGTATACACAATTCAGCTGAACCAGGGCAATTAGGTACAGGATCTCAGATTGAATGTATAGAAAGAATTCGTGATTCTTTTATAGATTTTCAAGTAAGGATGGGAACTAGTGAGTTAGGTGAAAATAATACGAGGTATAAGTTTTTGTCAGAGATAGAAGGCGTATTAAATGAACCTACAGATACAGGGATATCTAATTTAATGGGAGAATTTTTTAAAGCGTGGCAAGATGTTTCAAAGCATACTCAAGGATCAAATTCTAGAATAGTAGCAGCACAGAAATCTTCATCATTAGCTTCAACTTTAAATCATACTTATGTACAATTTGAACAAATAAAGACTAATTCTAAAGAAATTACTAGAGGAGCAGTAACCGAAGTAAATTCAATGCTAGATCAAATAGATAAATTAAATCAAGAAATAATAAAAATAAGTGTAGCTGGTAAAATGCCTAATGATCTTATGGATAAAAGAGATTTGTTATTAGATCAGCTTAGTTTAAAATGTAATATAAATATTGAAAAGACTAGTAATCAGGGTATAAATCTTAAAGCAGAGGGTTATAGTCTTAACATGGTGAAAGCTGTTAATAATGAAGTGGATGTACACCGATTATCCTATGTAGATAGCATTGAAGTAAAAAAGGATGCAGCGGGGCAAAATACTGGAGAAATTGAAATAACTTATTATAAACTTGGAAATAAGCTTAATATCGAAAACAAGGTTACTACTACAGTAAATGTGGATAAAGATAAGGCGTCACAAGTTGCTAAAGAATTAGAACACTCAGGTGTAATTTGGACAAATACTAAAGGCGAACCTGTTGATGTATTAGGTAATTCCTTAGGAACCATAGTAGGAAGTGTGCTTAATTTAAATGATCCTAAATCTCTTAATAAGGCTATATTTAAAGCGTCTAAAGGTGAACTAAGTGGATTAATGTCAATTCACAAAGATGTTGAAGGATATGAAAAAGATTTAAATAAATTAGCTAAGGCTTTAGCATGGTCGGTTAATGCTATACATACTAAAGGCATTGACCCTGCAGAACAAATCTTATTTTTTGTTAACAAAGATGGAGGAACTGAAGATGAGATTAATGCAAGCAATATAGCTGTAAACCCTGAAATAATTAAAGATGCTATGAAAATAATTGTAGGTAAAGATAAAAATTCAGGGGAGTCTGACAATTCAAGAGCACTAGCTATAGCAGGATTAAAAGATAGTTTAATTATGATACAAGAAATTGGTTCAACAATAAATTCAAGAACAGGGTTAGTACCTATTAATGGTTTTGATATTACTCCAAATGAATTTTTTATAAAAAATAATATACAAGGTATGAAAATGGATTCGTATTTCAAAGATATAGTAAGTTCTGTAGGTGTTAAAGGTCAGGAAACTAAGAATAAGGTTAAAACTCAAACGCACGTTTTAAGTGTTATTATAGAATCTAAAATAAGTGTATCAGGAGTATCGGAAGACGAAGAAATGACAAATCTTATACAATTTCAACATTCATATCAAGCAAATGCTAAAGTTATAGCCACGATAGACGAGCTGTTGGATGTTGTAATAAATGGACTGAAAAGGTAA
- a CDS encoding flagellar protein FlgN, giving the protein MKIELKDIINEESICLKDLLNLLEKQHEYILKDEVFKLEAIVEHIENCNKTIAKAEVKRRAVTKGRAMSEIIKELNDEELEDSYRDIKGFVESLVLQKDFNESLLKQKIGYTTKMLNIINPKRQNTTYNSLGRVGK; this is encoded by the coding sequence ATGAAAATAGAATTAAAGGATATAATTAATGAAGAAAGTATATGTCTAAAAGACTTATTAAATCTTTTAGAAAAACAACATGAATATATTCTTAAAGATGAGGTATTTAAATTAGAAGCCATAGTAGAACATATTGAAAATTGTAATAAGACTATTGCCAAAGCTGAGGTAAAAAGAAGGGCTGTTACAAAAGGAAGAGCTATGAGTGAAATAATTAAAGAATTAAATGATGAGGAATTAGAAGATAGTTATCGAGATATAAAAGGATTTGTTGAGTCCTTAGTTCTTCAAAAAGACTTTAATGAATCTTTATTAAAACAAAAAATCGGTTATACAACAAAAATGTTAAATATAATAAACCCTAAGAGACAAAATACAACCTATAATTCATTGGGAAGAGTAGGTAAATAA
- the flgM gene encoding flagellar biosynthesis anti-sigma factor FlgM, whose amino-acid sequence MNIKSINHNTSYIKSYGDIKRINENNDTKIKKDSIEISSIAKSLSNMQGNDIKTMCDEKKVEDIKVSIREGTYNVDSKLIAKKILLSMKGR is encoded by the coding sequence ATGAATATTAAATCTATTAATCACAACACTAGTTATATAAAATCTTATGGGGACATTAAAAGGATAAATGAAAATAATGATACAAAGATCAAAAAGGATTCTATTGAAATATCGTCTATAGCTAAAAGCTTAAGCAATATGCAAGGTAATGATATAAAGACAATGTGTGATGAAAAGAAAGTAGAGGATATAAAGGTTAGTATAAGGGAGGGGACATATAATGTGGATTCTAAATTAATAGCAAAAAAGATATTGCTGAGTATGAAAGGCAGGTAA
- the fliY gene encoding flagellar motor switch phosphatase FliY → MSNGFLSQKEIDSLLKGDEESNMILNDDVNIAEDEISDMDKDLLGEIGNITMGSASTTLSQIINQKVSITTPIVSLISLRELRNSFEVPNIALEVEFISGILGKNLLVMRTPDASVISSLMMGGDGSQPIEDLSEIEISAVSEAMNQMIGSSATSMATMLGREVNISPPISKIWLDTTDPLVEDMTEDELVIRVSFRMTIGSLVDSTIMQVLPLKTGKRIVKIMMGEEELLEENDEENLESSSKVKENEEVIINKEIQNKDTERKGSYDTCNYNKVYEKPIEEVMSIKNEAIEIQKASFQPLEGDSVKGSARNIDLILDVPLEISVVLGRTQKSIKDILNLGTGSLVELDKLAEEPVEILVNGKRVAYGEVVVVDENFGVRITNIVNNAERVKTFVK, encoded by the coding sequence ATGAGTAATGGATTCCTTTCACAAAAAGAAATAGATTCTTTATTAAAAGGCGATGAGGAAAGTAACATGATTTTAAATGATGATGTAAACATAGCAGAAGATGAAATCTCTGATATGGACAAGGACTTACTTGGAGAAATAGGTAATATAACTATGGGATCAGCATCTACCACGCTTTCCCAAATAATAAATCAAAAAGTAAGTATCACAACACCTATAGTGAGCTTAATAAGTTTAAGAGAACTTAGAAATTCATTTGAAGTGCCAAATATAGCTTTAGAAGTTGAATTTATAAGTGGTATACTTGGGAAAAATCTTTTGGTGATGAGAACGCCAGATGCTTCTGTCATATCTAGTCTTATGATGGGTGGAGATGGTTCACAACCAATAGAAGATCTTTCTGAAATAGAGATTAGTGCTGTTTCGGAAGCTATGAATCAAATGATAGGATCATCTGCTACATCTATGGCTACTATGCTTGGGAGAGAAGTTAATATATCACCTCCAATATCTAAGATTTGGTTAGATACAACAGATCCTCTAGTAGAAGATATGACTGAAGATGAACTTGTAATAAGGGTGTCATTTAGAATGACAATCGGAAGTTTGGTAGATAGCACCATAATGCAAGTTTTGCCATTGAAAACAGGTAAAAGAATCGTTAAGATCATGATGGGTGAAGAAGAATTGCTAGAAGAAAATGATGAAGAAAATTTGGAATCATCTTCAAAGGTTAAAGAAAATGAAGAAGTTATAATCAATAAAGAAATTCAAAATAAAGATACTGAAAGGAAGGGGTCTTATGACACTTGTAACTATAATAAGGTTTATGAGAAACCCATTGAAGAAGTGATGAGTATAAAAAATGAAGCAATAGAAATTCAAAAGGCATCTTTCCAACCATTGGAAGGTGATTCCGTTAAAGGTAGTGCCCGTAATATAGATCTTATTTTAGATGTACCACTAGAAATATCAGTGGTACTTGGAAGAACACAAAAATCTATAAAAGATATTTTAAATTTAGGCACAGGTTCCTTAGTAGAATTAGATAAATTAGCAGAAGAACCTGTAGAAATATTAGTAAATGGTAAAAGAGTAGCTTATGGTGAAGTAGTTGTAGTAGATGAAAACTTCGGGGTTAGAATTACAAACATAGTAAATAATGCAGAGAGAGTTAAAACATTTGTGAAATAA